From Candidatus Amoebophilus asiaticus 5a2, the proteins below share one genomic window:
- a CDS encoding VOC family protein — protein sequence MIDHITFAVNNFSESLKFYDETMHILGIERLKIIEDEESQMAGYGQAGKCHFGIFQDRKPNEQELVGKARGFHLAFTAPNVNSIHEWHQKCLELGSMDNGAPGPRPHFNPGYYAAFIIDPNGWRIEAMLRTYMSKI from the coding sequence ATGATTGATCATATTACTTTTGCAGTAAATAATTTTTCAGAGAGCCTTAAGTTTTATGATGAAACTATGCATATTCTGGGCATTGAACGTTTAAAAATCATAGAAGATGAGGAAAGTCAAATGGCTGGTTATGGGCAAGCTGGGAAATGCCATTTTGGGATTTTTCAAGACAGAAAGCCAAATGAGCAAGAATTGGTAGGCAAAGCTCGTGGTTTTCACCTTGCTTTTACCGCTCCTAATGTAAATAGCATACATGAATGGCACCAGAAATGCTTAGAGCTGGGAAGTATGGATAATGGTGCGCCTGGACCACGCCCTCACTTTAATCCAGGATATTATGCTGCTTTTATCATTGATCCTAATGGCTGGAGAATAGAAGCTATGCTTCGTACATATATGTCAAAAATATGA
- the atpD gene encoding F0F1 ATP synthase subunit beta yields MSNIGAITQIIGPIIDVSFENSGKLPAILNALEVTKADGQKIVLECQQHLGQYAVRTIAMHETEGLVRGMKVVDTGAAIQMPVGEAIRGRLFNVIGEAIDGLPQPKTQQKLPIHRPAPKFKDISTATEVLYTGIKVIDLLAPYVKGGKIGLFGGAGVGKTVLIMELIDNIAKSYAGLSVFAGVGERTREGNDLLREMIESGVINYGEEFRKSMEAGGWDLSKVDREALNKSHATLVFGQMNESPGARARVALTGLTAAEYFRDGNGQEKGKDVLLFIDNIFRFTQAGSEVSTLLGRMPSAVGYQPTLATEMGAMQERITSVKNGSITSVQAVYVPADDLTDPAPATTFAHLDATTVLSRKIASLGIYPAVDPLESSSRILNPEVLGEIHYNTAQRVKNILQRYKELQDIIAILGMDELSEEDVKIVYRARRVQRFFSQPFHVAEQFTGLKGMRVSIEDTIKGFNMIINGELDHLPEAAFNLVGTIEQAIEKGEKMLKEAIPS; encoded by the coding sequence ATGTCAAACATAGGAGCGATTACCCAGATTATAGGACCTATTATAGATGTTAGCTTTGAGAATAGTGGTAAATTACCTGCTATACTAAATGCCCTTGAAGTTACTAAAGCAGATGGGCAAAAGATAGTCTTAGAATGCCAGCAACATTTAGGCCAATATGCTGTTAGGACCATTGCTATGCATGAAACTGAAGGGCTAGTAAGAGGCATGAAAGTAGTTGATACAGGTGCAGCTATCCAGATGCCTGTTGGTGAAGCTATTCGAGGCAGGCTGTTTAATGTAATAGGTGAAGCAATCGATGGGCTTCCTCAGCCAAAAACACAACAAAAACTTCCTATTCATAGACCAGCTCCTAAGTTTAAAGATATCTCTACTGCTACTGAAGTATTGTATACAGGTATTAAGGTTATTGATTTATTAGCTCCGTATGTAAAAGGTGGAAAAATAGGATTGTTTGGAGGTGCTGGAGTAGGAAAAACCGTTCTAATCATGGAGTTGATTGATAATATTGCTAAGTCATATGCAGGATTATCTGTTTTTGCCGGTGTAGGGGAAAGGACACGTGAAGGTAATGATCTATTAAGAGAAATGATTGAATCAGGTGTTATCAACTATGGTGAAGAGTTTAGAAAATCGATGGAGGCAGGTGGATGGGATCTATCTAAAGTAGACCGTGAGGCATTAAACAAATCTCATGCAACATTGGTATTTGGACAAATGAATGAGTCACCTGGTGCGAGGGCAAGGGTGGCCCTAACTGGCCTTACTGCTGCAGAATATTTCCGCGATGGTAATGGACAAGAGAAAGGCAAAGATGTACTTCTCTTTATTGATAATATATTTAGGTTTACACAAGCAGGGTCTGAAGTATCCACACTATTAGGTCGTATGCCTTCTGCAGTAGGTTATCAGCCTACTTTGGCTACTGAGATGGGTGCTATGCAAGAACGTATTACCTCTGTAAAGAATGGTTCTATTACTTCTGTACAAGCTGTTTATGTGCCAGCAGATGACTTAACTGACCCAGCGCCAGCTACAACCTTTGCTCACTTAGATGCCACTACGGTACTTTCTCGTAAAATAGCATCACTAGGTATTTATCCGGCTGTAGATCCATTAGAATCCTCTTCGCGTATTTTAAATCCAGAAGTACTAGGCGAAATACACTATAATACTGCACAACGTGTTAAAAATATTTTACAGCGCTATAAAGAATTACAAGATATTATAGCCATTTTGGGTATGGATGAGCTTTCAGAAGAGGATGTGAAAATAGTTTATAGGGCTAGAAGGGTACAAAGGTTCTTTTCGCAGCCTTTCCATGTAGCTGAGCAATTTACTGGGCTAAAAGGTATGCGCGTGAGCATTGAAGATACTATTAAAGGATTTAACATGATCATTAATGGAGAGCTAGACCATTTACCAGAAGCAGCCTTTAACCTAGTGGGTACCATCGAACAAGCTATTGAAAAAGGAGAAAAAATGCTTAAAGAAGCTATTCCTAGTTAA
- a CDS encoding F-box protein has product MKRQDNLRRQLMACSIVISLLLQSCTGLSNPSIATEKGQTDNIERVTNQVSISNSKKLNHREPLYQKGSQLQAIGREELSEGNFSKRQQSGYGYVGKGSLKGVVDRGQEKEKEKKRKRKKEKNQSQTPKVKREKTGDPSQAMEIKKGAEGNRSQNLKRKREKVEERKTFKKHRKLEDSDKTNKETKENGKNSPKIKSQSKKKPIIPDSLETINKRVKKKRRSVNNDHIVKVGIFNLPSELLEVILSYLSFHEMMLARQVNYHFYTLTTGYDKVGAVGAENKPSRLINIPTWSLKHAIDFDKLKDKLADMPSFVFYQLMREVKWLPKIYWAHLKETQLHKVVLFRDNEGATELAGFSKVLQKSNIRSLRLWFVRNGVAATQFKNLKRNNKLQESSLYNNNKLGDRGVGKWTRSLRASNVQKFDLSDNKIGPVGAWKLGKGLRGTQVRKINLELNNIGMLGVIKLTKQLKYTNVEEINLSSSDVVHLSDVESIIKFTQNLQETKVNTIKLKNMAVDKIRKKILSEQCPHIKWIF; this is encoded by the coding sequence ATGAAGCGACAGGATAATTTAAGAAGACAATTAATGGCCTGCAGTATAGTTATAAGCTTGCTTTTACAAAGCTGTACTGGCCTCTCTAACCCATCCATTGCTACAGAGAAAGGGCAAACAGATAATATTGAGAGGGTTACTAATCAAGTTTCAATTAGTAATAGTAAGAAACTAAATCATAGAGAGCCTTTATACCAAAAGGGAAGCCAGTTGCAAGCAATAGGAAGAGAAGAACTCTCAGAGGGGAATTTCTCTAAACGCCAGCAATCAGGTTATGGATATGTAGGTAAAGGAAGCCTCAAAGGAGTAGTAGATAGAGGTCAGGAGAAAGAGAAGGAAAAAAAGAGAAAAAGAAAAAAGGAAAAAAATCAAAGCCAGACTCCAAAGGTAAAAAGGGAAAAGACAGGAGATCCGAGCCAGGCAATGGAGATAAAGAAAGGAGCAGAAGGAAATAGGAGTCAGAACCTGAAACGGAAAAGAGAAAAAGTGGAAGAGCGTAAAACGTTTAAGAAACACCGAAAACTAGAAGATTCAGATAAGACCAATAAAGAAACTAAGGAAAACGGAAAGAATAGCCCTAAGATAAAAAGCCAGAGTAAAAAAAAGCCTATAATACCAGACAGTCTAGAAACAATTAATAAGCGAGTTAAAAAAAAGAGAAGAAGTGTAAACAATGATCATATTGTAAAGGTAGGCATATTCAATCTTCCTTCTGAGCTCCTAGAAGTTATCCTATCTTACTTATCATTCCATGAAATGATGCTAGCCAGACAAGTAAATTATCATTTTTATACCCTTACCACAGGCTATGACAAAGTAGGAGCAGTTGGTGCAGAAAATAAGCCCAGCCGTCTTATTAATATACCTACCTGGTCACTCAAGCATGCTATAGATTTCGATAAGTTAAAAGATAAACTTGCCGACATGCCCAGTTTTGTTTTTTATCAGTTGATGAGGGAAGTAAAATGGTTACCGAAGATCTATTGGGCTCATTTGAAAGAAACTCAGTTGCATAAAGTTGTTTTATTTCGTGACAACGAGGGCGCTACAGAATTAGCAGGCTTTAGTAAGGTTTTGCAAAAGAGTAATATTCGTTCACTTAGATTATGGTTTGTACGAAATGGAGTTGCAGCAACTCAGTTTAAAAATTTGAAACGTAATAATAAGCTACAAGAGTCGAGTTTATATAATAATAATAAACTAGGAGATCGAGGAGTAGGCAAATGGACTAGAAGTTTGAGAGCATCTAATGTGCAAAAGTTTGATTTAAGTGATAATAAGATCGGTCCTGTAGGAGCATGGAAATTGGGTAAGGGTTTAAGAGGAACTCAAGTTCGTAAAATTAATCTAGAGTTGAATAACATAGGAATGCTAGGAGTGATAAAATTAACTAAACAATTGAAATATACCAATGTGGAAGAGATTAATTTAAGTTCTAGTGATGTGGTACACTTGTCAGATGTTGAAAGTATAATAAAATTTACTCAAAACTTGCAAGAAACCAAGGTGAACACGATTAAATTGAAGAATATGGCGGTAGACAAGATCAGAAAAAAAATTTTAAGTGAGCAGTGTCCACATATCAAGTGGATATTTTAG
- a CDS encoding leucine-rich repeat domain-containing protein has protein sequence MRIINLWNNEIGDEGAIIATKNVRGKEVEEINLGDNKIGDKGVIGAVENLESTSVERISLGNNKITDEGAIGAAKNIRGTNLEELSLGYNKITNKGAVTIVEYCRGTKMKKLNLSFNRGITDEGAVEIAENIEGTHLEEIDLRQDKPIGVLTQELLKKQCPHIKWIF, from the coding sequence ATGCGTATAATTAATTTATGGAATAATGAAATAGGCGATGAAGGGGCAATAATTGCTACTAAAAACGTACGAGGTAAGGAGGTAGAAGAGATTAATTTAGGAGACAACAAAATAGGAGATAAAGGAGTAATAGGAGCTGTAGAAAACTTAGAGAGTACATCCGTGGAAAGAATTTCTTTAGGAAATAATAAAATAACAGATGAGGGAGCGATAGGAGCTGCGAAGAACATAAGAGGAACTAATTTAGAGGAACTCTCTTTAGGGTACAATAAAATAACAAATAAAGGAGCTGTTACAATTGTGGAATACTGCCGAGGTACTAAAATGAAGAAGCTCAATCTGAGCTTTAATAGAGGGATAACCGATGAAGGAGCAGTGGAAATTGCAGAAAATATAGAAGGTACGCATCTAGAAGAAATAGATTTAAGACAAGATAAGCCAATAGGAGTGTTAACCCAGGAACTATTAAAAAAACAGTGCCCACATATCAAGTGGATATTTTAG
- a CDS encoding outer membrane beta-barrel protein, protein MRKTIGLVLFLVGISNITHAYVFKVGPRIGISTYHIRLDEEGLAKCYDPHIGLGYQAGIVGRVDFPVIYIQPELLFTYSKVKYQNQCPNEEHVLRYKKIELPVLFGIKIMGIGRLQAGPVFSLLLSAKSDTADIYAECKSITAGYQVGIGVDFQRFIIDLKYEGSLSKVCSKLGNIAVDHRKSLFMLSVGVNLL, encoded by the coding sequence ATGAGAAAAACAATAGGCTTAGTATTATTCTTGGTAGGTATTTCCAATATTACCCATGCTTATGTATTTAAAGTGGGCCCTCGGATAGGCATTAGCACTTACCATATTAGGTTAGATGAAGAAGGACTAGCCAAGTGCTATGATCCTCATATAGGCTTGGGTTACCAAGCTGGAATTGTTGGTAGGGTAGATTTTCCAGTTATATACATTCAGCCAGAACTGCTGTTTACATATTCTAAGGTCAAATATCAGAATCAATGTCCTAATGAAGAACATGTTTTACGGTATAAGAAAATAGAATTGCCTGTTCTATTCGGAATAAAAATCATGGGAATTGGAAGATTACAGGCAGGACCTGTATTTAGCCTATTGTTAAGTGCTAAAAGCGACACAGCAGATATTTACGCAGAATGTAAAAGTATTACCGCAGGCTACCAAGTAGGTATAGGAGTAGACTTCCAACGTTTTATAATAGATTTGAAATATGAAGGTAGCCTGAGTAAAGTTTGCAGTAAACTAGGGAATATAGCTGTTGACCATAGAAAAAGTTTATTTATGCTAAGTGTAGGCGTTAATTTACTTTAA
- a CDS encoding tetratricopeptide repeat protein: MKYKRRLGKWLSAHILVLGILVFLAVGLPLQSCFESYNPVIPSSKTPKDTNAKSAIQLSSPLSKNSQDAYLSLENELSIPSSSKDLSLDKIREEQIAPINQNEVPSFTTLPSYLSTPMVGSSVDNRATPVNPPAEKQQSVQVKNSLKQNRNLQITSQTAKDQREAKEQILQEKEAQLLSKAFRTRQGYIVKFYKEAGVWKANVVEEVGNFKGEFDLPAYLGEDENLAQNIERLLNLDRSAQAMTSLIQIVLPNISKGQEGYVYIGGLSGGGRKKGEKQQEPKKQADKVGSKETKEKKKKSTQSKQEALGKRQKSDVENRKRKKESTQEKKELKTKKRRDKLEEESEEEKEEKRKKVSGKGSTEKGKKRKQKSLQKGLKKEAEGEDEYSPAEASKEEGTKKARVTRSDSEKIKFEVNKEQEERLRIVQYLDKNLSERDSIFDQAQKKDKVAQYEWAQYQLGRYYVALEEEKDPDEIGRILKEAIRWYIKAVLNGHQEAPRILRELKDTNSFQRFRNSQSIKKIINNYTIKAGKSSEEAKRVQQALIGLRDSGLYSNPDDQVMGWYEQAVNATIGSAFALKDFEEFKKEAEDRYKKYERTIQDRKIKRNSGTEPTWRGLMRVSDLIVMDLDPSKMPMHIEWGGDPTISPNASGIFGPLFVLPNSQEYEDVVMTIDPSGDGPDETAYCVAKRSGDYYFIIDVGGLAGGYHPKDSKDRIGNSTKVLRALISIARENKVNTVIIENNNDKSFGKLLKKELKKQGEGDLEIISDHQKHNKEKRIIVRLQPLLNEHRLIINKRTLQKDFDSKLTKDLNYKFFYQLMSVVENKKKSKKYFDGGNPQHDDRVDAVADAIHYLKERKDEFDQLKEKWKQLKDKAEQGDIKALIEVARRYKDGVGTAVNYEEARQWYEKAKKQGPAADQEAYAEALFSLAQMYQTSLIKVEEKETEKGKEKESGELQIAIELYQQADERGHAGAAYELGKLYQNGEGVEKNEEEVAKFFKKAAKIGHPGGEYELGRVYEDKKQYKEAHKYYRRAANHNNADAQFSLAQMYRENLVKVEGRESEKEKGKEKKEDENFSLKEVVKLYQEAAKQGHAEAAYELGQVYETELGEVKQNYGKARKWYQVSAQGGNAKAQYSLGRIYQNGCGLRRKDEVQASIWYKAAAKQGHREAQFELGRMYENTKDYAEARKWYEMAADQNHVGAQFNLAGMYRDGKGGDKNEDTAVRLYKAAAKQEYADANIQLGWMYDHGKGVEKDPSKALEYYRKEAELKNKEEKDQVKEGS; the protein is encoded by the coding sequence ATGAAATATAAACGTCGATTAGGTAAGTGGCTGAGCGCCCATATTTTAGTTCTAGGAATACTGGTGTTTTTAGCTGTAGGGTTACCTTTACAAAGTTGTTTTGAATCCTATAATCCTGTTATTCCCAGTTCGAAAACTCCAAAAGATACTAACGCTAAATCAGCTATACAACTTTCCTCTCCATTATCAAAAAATTCACAAGATGCGTATTTATCCTTAGAAAATGAGCTTAGCATTCCTTCTAGTTCCAAAGATTTATCCCTTGATAAGATACGAGAGGAGCAAATAGCACCTATTAATCAAAACGAAGTTCCCTCGTTTACAACATTGCCTAGTTATTTGTCCACGCCTATGGTTGGGAGTAGTGTTGATAATAGAGCAACTCCGGTAAACCCTCCTGCTGAAAAACAACAGAGTGTTCAGGTGAAAAACTCTTTGAAACAAAATAGAAACTTACAAATTACAAGCCAGACAGCTAAAGATCAAAGAGAAGCCAAAGAGCAAATCCTACAAGAAAAAGAAGCTCAGCTGTTAAGTAAAGCTTTTAGAACTAGGCAGGGATATATAGTTAAGTTTTACAAAGAAGCAGGAGTATGGAAAGCTAATGTAGTAGAAGAGGTAGGAAATTTTAAAGGAGAATTTGATTTGCCAGCTTATTTAGGCGAAGATGAAAATTTAGCGCAAAACATAGAAAGATTACTTAATCTAGATAGGTCTGCCCAAGCTATGACAAGCCTTATACAAATTGTTTTGCCCAATATTTCTAAAGGACAGGAGGGCTATGTATATATAGGCGGTTTGTCAGGAGGAGGCAGAAAGAAAGGCGAAAAGCAACAAGAGCCTAAGAAACAAGCAGATAAAGTAGGAAGTAAGGAGACTAAAGAAAAAAAGAAAAAATCAACACAATCGAAGCAAGAAGCATTAGGTAAAAGACAGAAAAGTGATGTGGAAAATAGGAAAAGGAAAAAAGAATCAACCCAAGAGAAAAAAGAATTAAAAACCAAAAAGAGAAGAGATAAGCTAGAGGAAGAAAGTGAAGAAGAAAAGGAAGAAAAAAGGAAGAAGGTAAGTGGAAAAGGAAGTACAGAAAAAGGGAAAAAACGTAAACAAAAATCTCTACAAAAGGGATTAAAAAAGGAAGCTGAAGGAGAGGATGAGTATTCGCCTGCGGAAGCAAGCAAGGAAGAAGGTACTAAAAAAGCTAGAGTAACACGTTCTGATTCAGAAAAAATAAAATTTGAAGTTAATAAGGAGCAAGAAGAAAGGTTAAGAATTGTACAGTATTTAGACAAAAATCTATCAGAAAGAGACTCAATTTTCGACCAGGCTCAGAAGAAAGATAAAGTGGCCCAATATGAATGGGCTCAGTATCAATTAGGTCGGTATTATGTGGCACTAGAAGAAGAAAAAGATCCAGATGAAATAGGCCGAATTTTAAAGGAAGCTATTAGGTGGTATATAAAAGCTGTCCTTAATGGTCATCAAGAAGCACCACGCATACTTAGGGAATTAAAAGATACTAATTCTTTTCAAAGATTTAGAAATAGCCAAAGCATAAAGAAAATTATTAACAATTATACTATTAAGGCTGGTAAAAGTAGTGAAGAAGCGAAAAGAGTTCAGCAAGCACTTATAGGTTTAAGGGATAGTGGTCTCTATAGTAACCCTGATGATCAAGTAATGGGTTGGTATGAGCAGGCTGTAAATGCTACTATTGGTTCAGCGTTTGCTTTAAAAGATTTTGAAGAATTTAAAAAGGAAGCAGAAGACAGATATAAGAAATACGAAAGAACAATACAGGATAGAAAAATCAAAAGAAATTCAGGTACTGAACCCACATGGCGGGGTCTTATGAGGGTATCTGATTTAATTGTTATGGACCTTGATCCTTCCAAAATGCCTATGCATATTGAATGGGGCGGAGATCCTACCATTTCTCCTAATGCAAGTGGTATATTTGGACCTCTGTTTGTGCTTCCAAATTCCCAGGAGTATGAAGATGTAGTCATGACTATTGATCCTTCTGGAGATGGTCCTGATGAAACAGCTTATTGTGTGGCTAAGCGTAGTGGAGACTATTATTTTATTATAGATGTAGGTGGATTAGCTGGAGGTTATCATCCTAAAGATTCGAAAGATAGGATAGGTAATAGCACTAAAGTCTTAAGAGCATTAATATCAATTGCTCGCGAAAATAAGGTTAATACTGTAATCATTGAAAATAATAATGATAAATCTTTTGGGAAACTGTTGAAAAAAGAGTTGAAAAAACAAGGAGAAGGGGATTTAGAGATTATTTCAGATCACCAAAAGCACAATAAAGAAAAACGAATTATAGTTAGGCTCCAACCTCTATTGAACGAACATAGACTTATTATTAACAAGAGGACACTTCAAAAGGATTTTGACTCAAAATTAACAAAAGATTTGAATTATAAATTTTTCTACCAATTAATGTCAGTGGTAGAAAATAAAAAAAAATCTAAAAAATATTTTGATGGGGGAAACCCTCAACATGATGATCGAGTAGATGCTGTAGCAGATGCAATACATTATTTAAAGGAAAGAAAAGATGAATTCGACCAATTAAAAGAAAAATGGAAACAACTTAAAGATAAGGCTGAACAAGGAGATATAAAAGCACTGATTGAGGTGGCTAGGAGGTATAAAGACGGCGTGGGAACAGCAGTAAATTATGAGGAAGCACGTCAATGGTATGAAAAGGCTAAGAAGCAAGGTCCTGCTGCTGATCAGGAAGCTTATGCTGAAGCACTGTTTAGCTTAGCTCAAATGTATCAAACGAGTTTGATAAAAGTAGAAGAAAAAGAAACAGAGAAAGGGAAAGAAAAAGAGAGTGGCGAACTACAAATAGCAATTGAATTGTATCAGCAGGCAGATGAAAGAGGACATGCAGGAGCGGCATATGAGTTAGGTAAATTGTACCAAAATGGCGAGGGGGTAGAAAAAAATGAAGAAGAAGTAGCTAAATTTTTCAAAAAAGCAGCGAAAATAGGTCACCCGGGGGGTGAATATGAATTGGGTAGGGTTTACGAAGATAAAAAACAGTATAAGGAAGCACATAAATATTATAGAAGGGCTGCTAATCATAATAATGCAGATGCACAGTTTAGCTTAGCACAGATGTATCGAGAGAATTTAGTAAAAGTAGAAGGGAGGGAAAGTGAGAAAGAAAAGGGAAAAGAGAAAAAAGAAGACGAGAATTTTTCATTAAAAGAAGTAGTTAAGTTGTACCAAGAAGCAGCTAAACAAGGCCATGCAGAAGCAGCCTACGAACTAGGACAAGTATACGAAACTGAGTTAGGAGAAGTGAAACAGAATTATGGAAAAGCGCGTAAATGGTACCAAGTGTCTGCTCAGGGAGGGAATGCTAAAGCTCAATATAGCCTAGGTAGAATATATCAAAATGGTTGTGGCTTACGTAGGAAAGACGAAGTTCAAGCCTCTATATGGTATAAAGCAGCAGCTAAACAAGGCCATAGAGAAGCACAATTTGAACTAGGTAGGATGTACGAGAATACTAAAGATTATGCTGAAGCACGTAAATGGTATGAAATGGCTGCTGATCAAAATCATGTAGGGGCACAGTTTAACCTGGCAGGGATGTATAGAGATGGTAAGGGAGGAGACAAGAATGAAGATACAGCAGTTAGACTCTATAAAGCAGCAGCTAAACAAGAGTATGCAGATGCCAATATTCAACTAGGTTGGATGTATGATCATGGAAAGGGAGTAGAAAAGGATCCTAGTAAAGCATTAGAATATTATAGAAAAGAAGCTGAATTAAAGAATAAAGAGGAAAAAGATCAGGTTAAAGAGGGTAGTTAG